In the genome of Crassaminicella thermophila, the window GCTATTTCTTCTATTGTTTTTGCTACTTCTTCAATAGCAGCGGCAGTATGGTCTGTTACTTGTGTTAGTGAATCAGAAGATTCGAATACAGTATGTGAAGCACTTTTTACATTTTTTATTAAATTCCCAATATTAATAAGCATCTCATTGAAACTTTCTCCTATTTGTCCAAGTTCATCATTAGAGGATATTGGCACTCTTACGGTTAAATCTCCCTTTGAAGCTATTTGAATAACTTCTTTAACACGATTTAGTGGTTTTGAGATGTTTCTAGCAATAAATAAAGATAGAATAACAGCGACAATAATTCCTATGAAAATGCCGAATATTGTAAAATGTTTAATAACGTTTGTATCTGTTAAAAGTTCATCATGATCCATAGATGCTACTATTTTCCATCCTGTAATTGGATTTGTATAAAAAACAGCAAATTTATTTCTTCCTTTAAATAAATACTCAAAAAATCCTGATTTTTTAGAATGAGCTTGTTCCCATATGCTAAGTTTTCTAAAGTCATCTTTTCCAATTAGTTCTTTATTTGGATGAGCGATCATTATGCCATTTTTATCGGTTACATAAATATATCCTTCATTGCCTATGGTTATTTTAGATAGATTTTCTGATAAAAGACGAAGATTTATATCAACACCGATTACCCCTATAACTTTATCATTATCAATTACTGTTTTAGCAACAGTAATGACAACATCTCCTGATGTAGCATCTTTATATGGGTCTGTCCATACAACTTTTCCTTTATTATTTAAAGCTTTTTTATACCATGGCCTTCGTCTAGGGTCATATCCATCTGGAATTGCTTGATTAGGATAAATATATATATTACCATTATTAGAACCAAAGTATGTATTCATAATTTCTGAATCACTTTCTTTTACATTTTTTAATATATTCATGACTAATTCATGACTGCTATAGTAGTTGTCATTTGAACTTTGGATTAATCTTTTAAAATTGATGTTGCTTGATAATATATTTACACTTGTTTCTTTTCCTTTTAAAAATTCGCTTAGTCCCATATTGATTCGTTCAACCAATTGAGTAGATGTACTTACCATTTTTTCCATTAAAAGATCATGTGATTTTGAATAGGAAAAATACCCTAATAAACTCATAGGAATTATTATGGATAAAACAATCATGACAAGCAATTTGTTTCTTATTGTTCCTTTTTTCATAGCTGTCCCCCCATACGTTAGATTAAAAAAAGCACCTTTTTCAGGTGCCTATAAACTTTTAGCAGCCTGGCAGTCATAGAATTTATTCTTTAGACCCATAGCTTTGCGTCCTTACCTTTCGATAAGTTTGCCAATTAATGTATTTATTTTAAAACATAATATCAAAAAAAAACAAAAATTGCAAGAATATGATGAAAAACAAAAATTTTAGTTGTTTATTATCATTCCCCGGGCAATATTATTCTTTGTGAGTACAACGCCAACAATATCTCCAACTCTTAGATCGTTAAAATCTAGATTCATTTTCTTATCATTACGCTTAATTATAATAACTATATTTTCTGAGATTTTTATATCTGGTTCTATGCTGATGCTGTTATCATCAAAGTGCTGTTCGATAGTTATTGTTCTTTCTTTTTTGTTAATATTTCGGATTTCTCCATAGGCAAAAATTTCATCATTCCAAGGATCAGCAGCTTTAAAGTCTTTAAATAAAAGATTATTTTTTAAGATTATTGTATTATTTTTTGCATCTAAAGAAAATGAACAGTTCATCTTTGATATAGCTTCTAAAGGTATATATATATTGCCTTTATATAGTATTGTTTTTATAGGGAGAGGGGAATTGTCTTGGATTTTTATTTTTGTATTTTTAATAAAAGCGGACACTTCTTCTAAAGGAATTCCTGCAACTGCTATAGATGATGTGATAAAGATGATGCTTAAAATTATTGAAAATTTTTTTAAAAAAGCTTTCATTGTTATTCCTCCTTAAATGTTGTTGTAGGTAACTTTTGTTATCTTAGCTTGTTGATAAAGTTATATTTATCAATGAATTGAAAAATAACGTTCATAAACAAAGCTTTATAGAAAACAAAGCTTCATAATTTCGAAAAATCCTAACGCACCTAATCAAGACGTCCTGTCTTGTAGGCTGCTGGCTTAGCATCCATGCTGAGCCTACGAATTTTTCTGAAATTATTCATCAAGTTTTCTTTATTAAAGCTTTGCAATTATTCACTTTTATTTTTCATTCATAATAATTAGATAACTTTTGTTATCTTTATATTTTCTTTTTTTCCAAAAGTTCTATGTCTAGAGTATTGTCAAACGTTTTAAAAAGTATACATATTTTTAAAATGACTAGGAAATAATAAATCATTAAAGCTTAATTTTTGATAAAATAAATGTATTGAAAACTTTAAAAAAAATGAGAGGAAGTAGATATGTTTGATATAAAAGAACAACTAAAAAAATTACCCCAAAAGCCTGGTGTTTATTTGATGAAGGATTCTACTGGTGAAATTATTTATGTTGGTAAGGCAATATCACTAAAAAACAGGGTACGGCAGTATTTTCAGTCTTCTAAAAATCATTCTCCTAAGGTTTTGGCTATGGTAGGAAATATTTCTGAATTTGAATATATTTTGACAGATTCAGAGGTAGAGGCATTAATCCTTGAAGCTAATCTTATTAAAAAGCACCGGCCTAAGTATAATGTACTTCTTCGAGATGATAAGCAATATCCTTATATAAAGGTTACTATAGGAGAAAAATATCCAAGGGTTTTCAAAACACGAAGGGTTATTAAGGATGGGGCTAGGTATTTTGGTCCTTATATTAATGTAGGAGCAGTTAATAATACGATTGAAATGCTAAAAAAGTTTTATCGATTAAGAACTTGTAATAAGAATCTTGAAAAAAATAAAGATAGAGCTTG includes:
- a CDS encoding methyl-accepting chemotaxis protein — encoded protein: MKKGTIRNKLLVMIVLSIIIPMSLLGYFSYSKSHDLLMEKMVSTSTQLVERINMGLSEFLKGKETSVNILSSNINFKRLIQSSNDNYYSSHELVMNILKNVKESDSEIMNTYFGSNNGNIYIYPNQAIPDGYDPRRRPWYKKALNNKGKVVWTDPYKDATSGDVVITVAKTVIDNDKVIGVIGVDINLRLLSENLSKITIGNEGYIYVTDKNGIMIAHPNKELIGKDDFRKLSIWEQAHSKKSGFFEYLFKGRNKFAVFYTNPITGWKIVASMDHDELLTDTNVIKHFTIFGIFIGIIVAVILSLFIARNISKPLNRVKEVIQIASKGDLTVRVPISSNDELGQIGESFNEMLINIGNLIKNVKSASHTVFESSDSLTQVTDHTAAAIEEVAKTIEEIAKSTSVQAKDTENSAVNTKELADNIELVLASTEDIETITKEADQLSNQGLNTVKVLIEKNNENSEAAMHVNDIVLKVDKSSEEIGIITETIAQIAEQTNLLALNAAIEAARAGESGRGFSVVAEEIRKLAEQSSKAADEIKDLITNIQTQSKTAVTTMIKAKEIVQKQDESVKETEKVFNQTLHSIQSLTEKVSQIKEYNKNMEEKKNKILDIISNISAMAQQTSAATQQVSASTEEQLAAVESISTNSNNLKSLAENLQKTVELFKIEE